A DNA window from Argiope bruennichi chromosome X2, qqArgBrue1.1, whole genome shotgun sequence contains the following coding sequences:
- the LOC129959660 gene encoding uncharacterized protein LOC129959660, which translates to MVTAETAAVVIPPFIKPDPALWFHMLDSTFELASPKAITESKTKYNYVVVHLPPEIATVVRDVIIQPHSTDPYSDLKAIVIERCSESKTQEIRRLLAGESLGDRKPSELLRIMKRRAESHNIDDSLLFELFNQAMPVPVQTILASISPISSDKAEDVADRILDINSTSISTISSGSECNSSPVKKLKSDMDLLRNEIKELLKERADIRLSRRRFRSSSSTRRVRSKSGGNRYCWYHFRFHEKAKRCIPPCSFKGNPVPEE; encoded by the coding sequence ATGGTTACAGCTGAAACAGCGGCGGTAGTGATCCCGCCATTCATAAAGCCGGATCCTGCACTTTGGTTTCATATGCTCGACTCCACTTTCGAATTGGCTTCTCCGAAAGCCATTACTGAAAGCAAGACGAAATACAATTACGTCGTGGTTCACTTACCTCCCGAAATTGCCACTGTTGTGCGGGACGTAATAATTCAACCGCATTCCACGGATCCATATTCGGATCTCAAAGCGATAGTCATCGAACGCTGTTCCGAATCAAAGACGCAGGAAATTCGACGACTTTTGGCTGGTGAAAGCTTAGGTGATCGGAAGCCCAGCGAATTGCTTCGTATCATGAAAAGACGAGCCGAAAGCCATAACATCGATGATTCCTTGCTGTTTGAACTGTTCAATCAAGCAATGCCAGTACCTGTGCAAACTATTTTGGCTTCCATTTCACCGATTTCTTCGGACAAGGCAGAAGATGTAGCTGATAGAATTCTGGACATCAATTCCACCTCAATAAGCACTATTTCTTCTGGAAGTGAATGCAACTCTTCACCTGTGAAGAAGCTTAAATCGGACATGGATTTGCTTCGAAACGAAATCAAGGAATTGCTCAAGGAAAGGGCTGACATCCGTCTTTCTCGCAGACGTTTTCGGTCTTCCAGCAGTACTCGTCGTGTCCGCTCAAAATCAGGGGGCAATAGATACTGCTGGTATCACTTTCGATTCCACGAGAAAGCTAAAAGGTGCATTCCGCCTTGCTCTTTTAAGGGAAACCCTGTTCCGGAAGAGTAG